The nucleotide sequence GCGAAACCAAGGCCTCGGGCTTGAGGCGCTATGGGGGATGCTAGCCATCATTCGTTGCAGCGGCAAGCACATAGCTCGGCTTTTTAATGCCGTGCGTCAGCTCGCATCGTGCAAAATGGTGCCCCGAGCGGGAATCGAACCTGCGGCCTACCGCTTAGGAGGCGGTCGCTCTATCCACTGAGCTACCGGGGCGAGCCGGCAGTGTACCCAACCGGCAGGCGGGAATCCCGGCGGCGGGGAAACTCTGTGCGATGATAGCCGTCTGACAGGACCTTCCTAGAAATAACGACCTGATCACCCATGAATTCAGTTGTAGCTGCGGTGCTCGCTGCCGCTCTCCTCAGCGCCTGCCTCATCTCGCCCGCCTTCGCAGCAGAGGGCGACGACGACCGCGCCCGCCACCTCGATATCCTTGGCTGGGTGGAATTCGTCGAGTTCGTCGACCCGAATATCCGGCTCAAGGCCAAGCTCGATACCGGCGCGACCACCTCGTCACTCAATGCCTTGAACCAAAAGCGATTCAAGCGCAATGGCAAGGAATGGATCCGCTTCGATGTGGAGGATCCGGATGAGCCCGAGAACCGGGTGACCTTCGAGGCGCCAGTGGTACGCAACGTGCGTATCCGCCGCCACAACGACGAGACCCAACGGCGGCCGGTGGTCAAACTCGGCATGTGCGTGGGGCGGATCTATCGCGAGCGCCAGTTCTCGCTGATCGACCGCACCGAATTCGTGTACCAGGTGCTGGTCGGGCGCAACTTTCTACGCGACCATGCGCTTGTTGATTCGGGCGAGACCTTTCTCTCCGATCCCCGCTGCAAGGCGCTGGAAGACCAACATGCCGACAAACGCAACAAAGACTGATTCCACCGCCTCACCAGCGGCGCTGCTGGCATGACGCGCTGGCACGTCCCGGTTCTCGCGCTGTTGCTCATGCTTGTGGGCGGCGGTATCGCAGCCTACAAGTGGCTGGCGTTGGGCTATCCGCTACAGGCCTCGGCCACCGTCGACACCTGGATGGTGGAGGCACGGCTCAGCTTCGACCCTACCGGCTCTGCTGCCAAGGCGACGCTGCTGTTACCGAAGCAGCCACCGGGCTATACCGTGCTCGACGAGAATTTCATTTCGCGCGGCTACGGCCTTGCCACCGAAGATCTCAGTGCGCATCGGCAGGCGGTCTGGACCACCCGTCGGCCGTCCGGTCCCCAGGCGCTCTACTACCGCGCCAGCGTGGTGCGATCCACCGAGCCCTATCCGCCTGAGGGCGTGCCAGCGCTACCCACCGAAGCGCAGTATGAGGAACCGCATCGCTCGGCCGTTCTGGCGGTGCTGGACGAAGTGCGTGCGCGCAGCGCCGACATCCTCTCGTTTGCGGTTGCGCTGGTGCGCGAGCTGAACCAGCCGCAGCCCTCCAACAACGTCAATCTGCTTTTGCCCCGCGAGGCCAGCGCCGAGGACCGCGCTCGCCTGGCGGTGTCGATGTTGGCCGGCGCTCGTATTCCGGCACGGCTGTCGTGGGGTATTCCGCTGGTCGACGGTGCCCGCGACCTGCGCCCCCGGGTCTGGCTGGAGGTCAACAACGGCGAACGATGGATCGCGATTGACCCCGGCACCGCAGCGACCGGCTACCCGACTGACGTGCTGGTCTGGTGGCGCGGAGATACCGCACCATTCGACCTCACCCGTGGCCGCAACGGCAACGTGCAGTTCTCGGCCCTGAAGAGCGTCGAACAGGCCCTGCAGACGGCCGAGCTACGCTCCGGCATCGAGCATTCGCGCCTGTCATCGGTGTCGCTGCTGGATCTGCCGATCCAGACCCAGAATCTCTACCGAATCCTCTTGCTGGTCCCCATCGGGGCGCTGTTGATCGTGTTCCTCCGTAATGTCATCGGTGTACAGACCTTCGGCACCTTCATGCCGGTCCTGATTGCCCTGTCGTTCCGGGAAACCGAGCTGATCAGCGGGATTGTCCTGTTCAGCGTGATCGTGGTGCTCGGGCTGCTGATCCGCTTCTATCTGGAACGTTTGAAGCTGCTGCTGGTGCCGCGCCTGGCGGCCGTGGTGATCACAGTGATTCTGCTGATGGCACTGGTATCGATCGCCTCGCACCGGATGGATCTGGAGGTCGGGCTGTCAGTCGCCCTGTTCCCGATGGTGATCCTGGCGATGACGATCGAGCGCATGTCGATCATCTGGGAAGAGTTGGGCGCCGCCGACGCCAT is from Flagellatimonas centrodinii and encodes:
- a CDS encoding ATP-dependent zinc protease family protein yields the protein MNSVVAAVLAAALLSACLISPAFAAEGDDDRARHLDILGWVEFVEFVDPNIRLKAKLDTGATTSSLNALNQKRFKRNGKEWIRFDVEDPDEPENRVTFEAPVVRNVRIRRHNDETQRRPVVKLGMCVGRIYRERQFSLIDRTEFVYQVLVGRNFLRDHALVDSGETFLSDPRCKALEDQHADKRNKD
- a CDS encoding inactive transglutaminase family protein; amino-acid sequence: MTRWHVPVLALLLMLVGGGIAAYKWLALGYPLQASATVDTWMVEARLSFDPTGSAAKATLLLPKQPPGYTVLDENFISRGYGLATEDLSAHRQAVWTTRRPSGPQALYYRASVVRSTEPYPPEGVPALPTEAQYEEPHRSAVLAVLDEVRARSADILSFAVALVRELNQPQPSNNVNLLLPREASAEDRARLAVSMLAGARIPARLSWGIPLVDGARDLRPRVWLEVNNGERWIAIDPGTAATGYPTDVLVWWRGDTAPFDLTRGRNGNVQFSALKSVEQALQTAELRSGIEHSRLSSVSLLDLPIQTQNLYRILLLVPIGALLIVFLRNVIGVQTFGTFMPVLIALSFRETELISGIVLFSVIVVLGLLIRFYLERLKLLLVPRLAAVVITVILLMALVSIASHRMDLEVGLSVALFPMVILAMTIERMSIIWEELGAADAIKQGIGSLAVAAACYLLMFHPQMEHLVFVFPELLLIVLGINLLLGRYTGYRLTELMRFRDMTR